The following are from one region of the Arachis duranensis cultivar V14167 chromosome 10, aradu.V14167.gnm2.J7QH, whole genome shotgun sequence genome:
- the LOC107468385 gene encoding alcohol dehydrogenase 1: MEKTQRAELLLLRLLRKPAVLRLRAELLLLLVICESACKSPAFVIAKMTNGGVDRSVECTGSLSAMISAFECVHDGWGVAVLVGVPNKDDAFKTHPINLLNEKTLKGTFFGNYKPPSDLPSVVEMYMNKELELEKFITHEVPFSEINKA; encoded by the exons ATGGAGAAAACGCAGAGAGCAGAGCTTCTTCTTCTCCGACTCCTGAGAAAACCCGCCGTCCTCCGCCTTAGAGCagagctgcttcttcttcttgtgatTTGTGAATCTGCATGTAAGTCCCCCGCGTTT GTGATTGCTAAAATGACCAATGGTGGTGTAGATCGGAGTGTTGAGTGTACCGGAAGCCTTAGTGCTATGATCTCTGCATTCGAATGCGTCCATGAT GGATGGGGTGTTGCTGTGCTTGTTGGTGTGCCAAACAAAGATGATGCGTTCAAAACACATCCAATCAATCTCTTGAATGAGAAGACTCTAAAGGGTACTTTCTTTGGTAACTATAAGCCACCTTCTGATCTCCCATCAGTGGTGGAAATGTACATGAACAAG GAACTTGAACTGGAGAAGTTTATCACACATGAAGTGCCATTCTCAGAAATCAACAAGGCCTAA